One window of Camelina sativa cultivar DH55 chromosome 4, Cs, whole genome shotgun sequence genomic DNA carries:
- the LOC104780602 gene encoding L-galactono-1,4-lactone dehydrogenase, mitochondrial: MLRSLLLRRSVGRSLGTLTPSSSTIRPPFSPHRTLCTSGQTLTPPPPPPPPPRPTPPVSSTASEAEFRKYAGYAALAVFSGVATYFSFPFPENAKHKKAQIFRYAPLPEDLHTVSNWSGTHEVQTRNFNQPENIADLEAVVKESHEKKLRIRPVGSGLSPNGIGLSRSGMVNLALMDKVLEVDKEKKRVTVQAGIRVQQLVDAIKDYGLTLQNFASIREQQIGGIIQVGAHGTGARLPPIDEQVISMKLVTPAKGTIELSKDKDPELFHLARCGLGGLGVVAEVTLQCVDRHELVEHTYVSNLQEIKKNHKKLLSANKHVKYLYIPYTDTVVVVTCNPVSKWSGPPKDKPKYTTDEAVKHVRDLYRESIVKYRVQDSSKKSPDSSEPNINELSFTELRDKLLALDPLNDVHVAKVNQAEAEFWKKSEGYRVGWSDEILGFDCGGQQWVSESCFPAGTLANPSMKDLEYIEELKKLIEKEAIPAPAPIEQRWTARSKSPISPAFSTAEDDIFSWVGIIMYLPTADPRQRKDITDEFFHYRHLTQKQLWDQYSAYEHWAKIEIPKDKEELEALQARLRKHFPVDAYNKARRELDPNRILSNNMVEKLFPVSSTAA, translated from the exons atgctcCGGTCACTTCTTCTCCGACGCTCCGTCGGCCGTTCTCTCGGAACTCTAACTCCGTCTTCATCCACCATCCGTCCTCCATTTTCGCCTCACCGTACTCTATGCACTTCCGGTCAAACATTGactccaccaccgccgccgccgccaccgCCACGTCCTACGCCTCCGGTTTCGTCCACGGCCTCAGAAGCCGAATTCCGTAAATACGCCGGATACGCAGCACTCGCTGTATTCAGCGGAGTCGCTACCTATTTCTCGTTTCCGTTCCCTGAAAATGCAAAGCACAAGAAGGCTCAAATCTTCCGTTACGCTCCATTGCCTGAAGATCTTCACACTGTCTCTAATTGGAGTGGTACTCATGAGGTACAGACTAGGAACTTTAATCAACCGGAGAATATTGCTGATCTCGAAGCGGTGGTCAAGGAATCTCATGAGAAGAAGTTAAGGATTCGACCCGTTGGATCGGGTCTCTCGCCCAATGGGATTGGCTTGTCTCGCTCTGGGATGGTGAACTTGGCGCTCATGGATAAAGTGCTCGAGGtggataaagagaagaagagagttacGGTGCAGGCTGGGATTAGAGTACAGCAATTGGTTGACGCCATTAAGGACTATGGTTTGACTCTTCAGAACTTTGCCTCCATTAGAGAGCAGCAGATTGGTGGCATTATTCAG GTTGGGGCACATGGGACGGGTGCTAGATTGCCTCCTATTGATGAGCAGGTGATCAGCATGAAGCTGGTCACTCCAGCAAAGGGAACAATTGAACTTTCAAAGGACAAAGATCCAGAGCTCTTTCATCTAGCTCGATGTGGCCTTGGTGGACTTGGAGTTGTTGCTGAGGTCACCCTCCAATGTGTTGATAGACATGAACTTGTGGAGCACACATACGTCTCAAACTtgcaagaaatcaagaaaaatcacAA AAAATTGCTCTCTGCAAACAAGCATGTTAAGTACCTATATATTCCTTATACCGATACAGTCGTGGTTGTAACATGCAACCCCGTATCAAAATGGAGTGGGCCACCTAAGGACAAACCAAAGTACACTACAGATGAGGCTGTAAAGCATGTCCGTGATCTCTATAGAGAGAGCATTGTGAAGTATAG GGTCCAGGACTCTAGTAAGAAGTCTCCTGACAGCAGTGAGCCAAACATAAATGAACTTTCATTTACAGAGTTGAGAGACAAGCTACTTGCCCTCGATCCTCTCAATGATGTTCATGTTGCAAAAGTAAATCAAGCTGAGGCAGAGTTTTGGAAAAAATCAGAAGGATATAGAGTAGGATGGAGTGATGAAATTCTGGGCTTTGACTGTGGTGGTCAACAGTGGGTATCAGAATCTTGTTTTCCAGCTGGAACCCTCGCCAACCCTAGCATGAAAGACCTCGAATACATAGAAGAGCtgaaaaaactaatagaaaaggAAGCAATACCAGCACCTGCTCCAATAGAGCAGCGATGGACAGCTCGAAGTAAGAGTCCCATAAGCCCTGCATTCAGCACTGCAGAGGATGACATTTTCTCATGG GTTGGTATAATTATGTATCTCCCAACAGCAGATCCTCGCCAGAGGAAGGACATTACAGACGAATTTTTCCACTATAGACatttaacacaaaaacaattGTGGGATCAATATTCTGCGTATGAACATTGGGCTAAAATTGAG ATACCAAAGGATAAAGAGGAACTTGAAGCCCTACAAGCAAGACTCAGAAAACATTTCCCAGTGGATGCATACAACAAAGCACGCAGGGAGCTGGACCCAAATAGAATCCTCTCCAACAACATGGTGGAAAAGCTCTTCCCAGTCTCCAGCACTGCTGCTTAA
- the LOC104780603 gene encoding dnaJ homolog subfamily B member 1-like isoform X1: protein MGVDYYNILKVNHNATEDDLKKAYKRLAMIWHPDKNPSTRRDEAEAKFKRISEAYDVLSDPQKRQIYDHYGEEGLKSGKIPNSSAAAATSSSEASSSSSSARYSHFHQNRQQHPPNAASFRFNPRDAEDIYAEFFGSEGGGGGSSAGGRGNRTFRNGHFNTGGGNYGANGYSGEMRRTPAVENPLPVNLEDLYNGVKKKMRLSRNVYDAAGRMRVVEEILPIDIKPGWKKGTKLTFPKRGNEEPGIIPADIIFVVEEKPHPVYKRDGNDLLVNQEITLLEALTGKTVNLITLDGRTLMIPLTDIIKPDHEIVVPNEGMPISKEPGKKGNLRLKLSVRYPTRLTTEQKSDLKRVLGGVS from the exons AAGCTTACAAGCGTCTCGCTATGATTTGGCACCCCGACAAGAACCCTTCGACTCGTCGAGACGAAGCCGAGGCGAAATTCAAACGGATCTCCGAGGCCTACGACGTTCTCTCCGATCCTCAGAAACGTCAGATCTACGATCATTACGGCGAGGAAGGTCTCAAATCTGGCAAAATCCCTAATTCATCCGCGGCGGCGGCGACTTCTTCATCTGaggcttcttcgtcttcttcttccgcgAG GTATTCGCACTTTCATCAGAATAGGCAGCAGCATCCGCCTAACGCTGCGTCGTTTCGTTTTAACCCGAGAGATGCGGAGGATATCTACGCTGAGTTCTTTGGATCtgaaggcggaggaggaggaagcagtGCTGGTGGGAGAGGAAACAGAACGTTTAGGAACGGTCATTTCAACACCGGCGGTGGTAATTACGGTGCCAATGGTTATAGCGGTGAGATGAGGAGAACTCCAGCTGTGGAGAATCCATTGCCTGTGAATTTGGAGGATCTGTATAAtggtgtgaagaagaagatgcgttTATCTAGAAATGTCTACGATGCTGCTGG AAGAATGAGGGTCGTTGAGGAGATATTGCCTATAGATATAAAACCCGGGTGGAAGAAAGGCACAAAGCTCACATTCCCTAAGAGAGGCAACGAAGAGCCTGGAATCATACCGGCGGATATTATTTTCGTGGTTGAAGAGAAGCCACATCCTGTTTACAAGAGAGATGGAAACGATCTTTTGGTCAATCAGGAGATAACTCTACTTGAAGCCTTAACTGGTAAGACCGTCAACCTGATCACGCTTGATGGAAGGACTCTGATGATCCCGCTAACGGATATCATCAAACCTGATCACGAGATTGTTGTTCCAAACGAAGGAATGCCAATTTCCAAAGAACCTGGAAAGAAAGGTAACTTGAGATTGAAGCTTAGTGTGAGATACCCGACAAGGCTCACAACGGAACAGAAATCAGACCTGAAGAGAGTTCTTGGTGGGGTTTCATGA
- the LOC104780603 gene encoding dnaJ homolog subfamily B member 1-like isoform X3 has protein sequence MGVDYYNILKVNHNATEDDLKKAYKRLAMIWHPDKNPSTRRDEAEAKFKRISEAYDVLSDPQKRQIYDHYGEEGLKSGKIPNSSAAAATSSSEASSSSSSARYSHFHQNRQQHPPNAASFRFNPRDAEDIYAEFFGSEGGGGGSSAGGRGNRTTPAMRRTPAVENPLPVNLEDLYNGVKKKMRLSRNVYDAAGRMRVVEEILPIDIKPGWKKGTKLTFPKRGNEEPGIIPADIIFVVEEKPHPVYKRDGNDLLVNQEITLLEALTGKTVNLITLDGRTLMIPLTDIIKPDHEIVVPNEGMPISKEPGKKGNLRLKLSVRYPTRLTTEQKSDLKRVLGGVS, from the exons AAGCTTACAAGCGTCTCGCTATGATTTGGCACCCCGACAAGAACCCTTCGACTCGTCGAGACGAAGCCGAGGCGAAATTCAAACGGATCTCCGAGGCCTACGACGTTCTCTCCGATCCTCAGAAACGTCAGATCTACGATCATTACGGCGAGGAAGGTCTCAAATCTGGCAAAATCCCTAATTCATCCGCGGCGGCGGCGACTTCTTCATCTGaggcttcttcgtcttcttcttccgcgAGGTATTCGCACTTCCATCAGAATAGGCAGCAGCATCCTCCTAACGCTGCGTCGTTTCGTTTTAACCCGAGAGATGCGGAGGATATATATGCTGAGTTCTTTGGATCtgaaggcggaggaggaggaagcagtGCTGGTGGGAGAGGAAACAGAAC AACTCCAGCT ATGAGGAGAACTCCAGCTGTGGAGAATCCATTGCCTGTGAATTTGGAGGATCTGTATAAtggtgtgaagaagaagatgcgttTATCTAGAAATGTCTACGATGCTGCTGG AAGAATGAGGGTCGTTGAGGAGATATTGCCTATAGATATAAAACCCGGGTGGAAGAAAGGCACAAAGCTCACATTCCCTAAGAGAGGCAACGAAGAGCCTGGAATCATACCGGCGGATATTATTTTCGTGGTTGAAGAGAAGCCACATCCTGTTTACAAGAGAGATGGAAACGATCTTTTGGTCAATCAGGAGATAACTCTACTTGAAGCCTTAACTGGTAAGACCGTCAACCTGATCACGCTTGATGGAAGGACTCTGATGATCCCGCTAACGGATATCATCAAACCTGATCACGAGATTGTTGTTCCAAACGAAGGAATGCCAATTTCCAAAGAACCTGGAAAGAAAGGTAACTTGAGATTGAAGCTTAGTGTGAGATACCCGACAAGGCTCACAACGGAACAGAAATCAGACCTGAAGAGAGTTCTTGGTGGGGTTTCATGA
- the LOC104780603 gene encoding dnaJ homolog subfamily B member 1-like isoform X2, producing MGVDYYNILKVNHNATEDDLKKAYKRLAMIWHPDKNPSTRRDEAEAKFKRISEAYDVLSDPQKRQIYDHYGEEGLKSGKIPNSSAAAATSSSEASSSSSSARYSHFHQNRQQHPPNAASFRFNPRDAEDIYAEFFGSEGGGGGSSAGGRGNRTFRNGHFNTGGGNYGANGYSGEMRRTPAVENPLPVNLEDLYNGVKKKMRLSRNVYDAAGRMRVVEEILPIDIKPGWKKGTKLTFPKRGNEEPGIIPADIIFVVEEKPHPVYKRDGNDLLVNQEITLLEALTGKTVNLITLDGRTLMIPLTDIIKPDHEIVVPNEGMPISKEPGKKGNLRLKLSVRYPTRLTTEQKSDLKRVLGGVS from the exons AAGCTTACAAGCGTCTCGCTATGATTTGGCACCCCGACAAGAACCCTTCGACTCGTCGAGACGAAGCCGAGGCGAAATTCAAACGGATCTCCGAGGCCTACGACGTTCTCTCCGATCCTCAGAAACGTCAGATCTACGATCATTACGGCGAGGAAGGTCTCAAATCTGGCAAAATCCCTAATTCATCCGCGGCGGCGGCGACTTCTTCATCTGaggcttcttcgtcttcttcttccgcgAGGTATTCGCACTTCCATCAGAATAGGCAGCAGCATCCTCCTAACGCTGCGTCGTTTCGTTTTAACCCGAGAGATGCGGAGGATATATATGCTGAGTTCTTTGGATCtgaaggcggaggaggaggaagcagtGCTGGTGGGAGAGGAAACAGAACGTTTAGGAACGGTCATTTCAACACCGGCGGTGGTAATTACGGTGCCAATGGTTATAGCGGTGAGATGAGGAGAACTCCAGCTGTGGAGAATCCATTGCCTGTGAATTTGGAGGATCTGTATAAtggtgtgaagaagaagatgcgttTATCTAGAAATGTCTACGATGCTGCTGG AAGAATGAGGGTCGTTGAGGAGATATTGCCTATAGATATAAAACCCGGGTGGAAGAAAGGCACAAAGCTCACATTCCCTAAGAGAGGCAACGAAGAGCCTGGAATCATACCGGCGGATATTATTTTCGTGGTTGAAGAGAAGCCACATCCTGTTTACAAGAGAGATGGAAACGATCTTTTGGTCAATCAGGAGATAACTCTACTTGAAGCCTTAACTGGTAAGACCGTCAACCTGATCACGCTTGATGGAAGGACTCTGATGATCCCGCTAACGGATATCATCAAACCTGATCACGAGATTGTTGTTCCAAACGAAGGAATGCCAATTTCCAAAGAACCTGGAAAGAAAGGTAACTTGAGATTGAAGCTTAGTGTGAGATACCCGACAAGGCTCACAACGGAACAGAAATCAGACCTGAAGAGAGTTCTTGGTGGGGTTTCATGA